A genomic window from Fibrobacterota bacterium includes:
- a CDS encoding acetyl-CoA hydrolase/transferase family protein: MSFAKLDPKEAAALIQHDMNVGFSGFTPAGSPKVVSLSLAEQAKAEHDAGRPFKIGVITGASTGDSLDGALARADAIKFRTPYQSNNDLRKALNDGRAEFFDMHLSQLQQTLRSGALGKIDVAVVEAADVTDDGEILLTSGVGSIPTTARMADKVIIEVNTAHSKDLHGIHDIFEPNDPPFRQPIPITSPRDRIGTPRLKIDPKKIVGIVENNQPDDVKGFDELTDVTRQIGANAAAFLAGELRAGRIPSQFLPIQSGVGNIANAVMAALNDAKDIPAFEMYTEVIQDAVFDLIDSGKVKFASGCSFTISPPIQKRLYDDLKRYRQHLILRPQEISNNPEIVRRLGLITMNTALEADIFGNINSTHVLGRSMMNGIGGSGDFTRNAYLSIFACPSTAKGGKISAIVPLCSHIDHSEHSVGVIITECGVADLRGKGPLQRANAVIDNCVHPSYRDQLRDYLKLTGGAHTPHTLSKAFRMHVKFEETGTMQGVDWA; this comes from the coding sequence ATGTCGTTCGCGAAACTCGATCCCAAAGAAGCCGCCGCCCTGATCCAGCACGACATGAATGTCGGGTTTTCTGGATTCACCCCTGCCGGTTCGCCCAAGGTTGTGTCGTTGTCGCTGGCCGAACAGGCCAAGGCCGAACACGACGCCGGGCGTCCTTTCAAGATCGGTGTGATCACCGGTGCTTCCACCGGCGATTCCCTGGACGGCGCCTTGGCGCGGGCCGATGCGATCAAATTTCGCACGCCCTACCAGTCCAACAACGATCTGCGCAAAGCCCTCAACGACGGCCGCGCGGAATTCTTCGACATGCACCTCTCGCAGCTGCAGCAGACTCTGCGCTCCGGCGCGCTGGGCAAGATCGATGTGGCCGTGGTGGAAGCCGCGGATGTCACCGACGACGGCGAGATCCTGCTGACCTCCGGCGTGGGCTCCATCCCCACCACCGCGCGCATGGCCGACAAGGTCATCATCGAGGTGAACACCGCGCACTCCAAAGATCTTCATGGCATCCATGACATCTTCGAGCCGAATGACCCACCGTTTCGCCAGCCGATCCCCATCACCAGCCCGCGCGACCGCATCGGCACGCCGCGCCTGAAGATCGATCCCAAGAAGATCGTCGGCATCGTGGAAAACAACCAGCCCGACGACGTGAAGGGTTTCGACGAACTGACCGACGTCACCCGCCAGATCGGCGCCAACGCCGCCGCCTTCCTGGCCGGCGAGCTGCGTGCCGGTCGCATCCCCAGTCAATTTCTGCCCATCCAGTCGGGTGTGGGCAACATCGCCAACGCGGTGATGGCTGCCTTGAACGACGCCAAGGACATCCCGGCCTTCGAGATGTACACCGAGGTGATCCAGGACGCGGTCTTCGATCTGATCGATTCGGGCAAGGTGAAGTTCGCCTCCGGCTGCTCCTTCACGATCTCGCCTCCCATCCAAAAGCGCCTGTACGACGATCTCAAGCGCTACCGCCAGCACCTGATCCTGCGTCCGCAGGAGATCTCGAACAATCCCGAGATCGTTCGGCGCCTGGGCCTGATCACCATGAATACGGCGTTGGAAGCGGATATTTTCGGCAACATCAACTCCACGCACGTGCTGGGACGTTCGATGATGAACGGCATCGGCGGATCGGGCGACTTCACCCGCAACGCGTACTTGTCCATCTTCGCCTGCCCTTCCACCGCCAAGGGCGGCAAGATCAGCGCGATCGTTCCTCTCTGCTCGCACATCGACCACTCGGAACACTCGGTGGGTGTCATCATCACCGAGTGTGGCGTGGCGGATCTGCGCGGCAAGGGACCTCTCCAGCGTGCCAACGCGGTCATCGACAATTGCGTGCATCCCAGCTACCGCGACCAGTTGCGCGACTACTTGAAGCTGACCGGTGGAGCCCACACTCCCCATACGCTCTCCAAGGCGTTTCGCATGCACGTGAAGTTCGAGGAAACCGGCACCATGCAGGGTGTCGACTGGGCCTAA
- a CDS encoding tyrosine recombinase yields the protein MKAPKTNPAISDTWTDASERWMDHLALERGLSARTQEGYARDLLKLAQKASPCGLDPAKLTPVEVGQYLEDLSREGLSQRSIARARSAWKAFFRFLQIESEVAENPLADLPSPKSVPSLPRVLSIPDTLKLLDGPGRSKPLEARDGALLELLYATGMRVSEAVGLPLAGWLSEEGLVRVWGKGSKERIVPVGKIAIERIEDWIHHHRPQLNPRTDRLFVNFRGGSLSRISAWEILDHWARMTGLQTDDRSGKKGSHRIHPHLLRHSFATHLLQGGADLRAVQEMLGHSSVTTTEMYTHLDLGTLQEVHATCHPRARSRK from the coding sequence ATGAAAGCACCCAAGACCAACCCGGCGATCTCGGACACCTGGACGGACGCCAGCGAACGCTGGATGGACCATCTCGCGCTGGAGCGAGGCTTATCGGCGCGAACCCAGGAAGGCTATGCCCGCGACTTGCTCAAGTTGGCCCAGAAAGCCTCGCCATGTGGGTTGGACCCCGCCAAACTCACCCCAGTGGAGGTGGGTCAATACCTGGAGGATCTTTCTCGCGAAGGGCTATCCCAACGATCGATCGCCCGGGCGAGATCCGCCTGGAAAGCCTTCTTTCGGTTTTTGCAGATCGAATCCGAGGTTGCAGAAAACCCGCTGGCGGACCTTCCTTCCCCCAAGTCGGTGCCCAGCCTTCCCCGTGTGCTCTCCATTCCCGATACCCTCAAGCTGTTGGATGGCCCCGGCCGGTCCAAGCCGTTGGAAGCCCGTGATGGTGCGCTGTTGGAGCTTCTGTACGCCACCGGGATGCGCGTCTCCGAGGCGGTGGGCCTGCCGTTGGCGGGATGGCTGTCGGAAGAAGGCCTGGTGCGGGTTTGGGGCAAGGGCAGCAAGGAGCGGATCGTACCTGTGGGGAAGATCGCCATCGAGCGGATCGAGGATTGGATCCACCACCACCGGCCACAACTGAACCCGCGCACGGATCGGCTCTTTGTGAATTTTCGCGGGGGATCGCTCTCGCGCATCTCCGCTTGGGAAATCCTGGACCATTGGGCACGCATGACGGGATTGCAGACGGATGACCGATCCGGCAAGAAGGGCAGCCACCGCATCCATCCGCACCTCTTGCGCCACAGCTTCGCCACCCACCTCCTGCAAGGCGGCGCCGACCTTCGCGCTGTGCAGGAGATGCTGGGGCACAGCTCCGTGACCACCACCGAGATGTACACCCACCTGGATCTGGGCACCTTGCAGGAAGTCCATGCCACCTGCCACCCACGGGCACGCAGCCGGAAATAG
- a CDS encoding TIGR02147 family protein — protein MSQTSIYEYNDFRRFLADWMTSRREADPRFNNAEVHRRIGLPNTRSFFPDVVGGKNLTTNFVERFVVLLELDRDEARYFRALVRFAQAETADERELAFDQLVATNRTPRTVLETRQMEFYKHWRHGAIRALLDTGSYGDEPDRIAKEIVPRLTPGQVRESMALLAELGLIAQNPDGFWKPTEASVTAPEGTRDAVIVQLQLQHLELAQKSLLVPDSPERLVATNVISVSKQVATQIERKIEKFRSEIRSMVHQDTLAPTDVCLFQISLIPLKKSPKEPTP, from the coding sequence ATGAGCCAGACAAGCATCTATGAATACAATGACTTCCGGAGGTTCCTAGCGGACTGGATGACCTCCCGACGCGAGGCGGATCCGCGCTTCAACAACGCCGAGGTCCATCGCCGGATCGGGCTTCCCAACACGCGGAGCTTCTTTCCCGACGTGGTGGGCGGAAAGAATCTGACCACGAACTTCGTGGAACGCTTCGTGGTGTTGCTGGAACTGGATCGCGACGAAGCCCGGTATTTCCGAGCCTTGGTGCGTTTCGCCCAGGCCGAGACCGCGGATGAACGGGAACTGGCCTTTGACCAACTGGTGGCCACCAACCGCACCCCCAGAACCGTCCTGGAAACCCGCCAGATGGAGTTCTACAAGCACTGGCGCCACGGCGCCATCCGGGCGTTGTTGGACACCGGAAGTTACGGCGACGAACCGGACCGCATCGCCAAGGAGATCGTCCCGCGCCTGACCCCCGGCCAAGTCCGCGAATCGATGGCGCTGTTGGCGGAACTTGGGCTGATCGCCCAGAACCCGGACGGATTCTGGAAGCCCACAGAAGCCTCCGTGACCGCTCCCGAAGGCACGCGCGATGCGGTGATCGTGCAGCTGCAACTCCAACACCTGGAGCTCGCCCAAAAGAGCCTGCTGGTACCAGACAGCCCTGAGCGACTGGTCGCGACCAACGTGATCTCTGTTTCCAAGCAGGTGGCCACCCAGATCGAACGGAAGATCGAAAAGTTCCGCTCCGAAATCCGCTCGATGGTCCACCAGGATACTCTTGCACCCACCGATGTTTGCCTTTTCCAAATCTCCCTGATCCCCTTGAAGAAATCCCCGAAGGAGCCCACTCCATGA
- the gatC gene encoding Asp-tRNA(Asn)/Glu-tRNA(Gln) amidotransferase subunit GatC: MELTEDTVRKLALLSRLHVEESDLPRVAGQLAHVLEHMEEISKLDLSDVPPMMHPDSGERPLRADIPHQSLDRDVALSNAPKSYEGFFAIPKVIGAA; the protein is encoded by the coding sequence ATGGAACTGACCGAAGACACCGTCCGCAAGCTCGCCCTGCTCTCCCGTTTGCACGTGGAGGAATCCGATCTTCCCCGTGTGGCCGGTCAGCTCGCCCACGTCCTGGAACACATGGAAGAGATCTCCAAGTTGGATCTCTCCGATGTGCCTCCCATGATGCATCCGGACAGCGGCGAGAGGCCTTTGCGTGCGGACATCCCCCACCAGAGCCTGGACCGCGACGTGGCCCTCTCGAACGCTCCCAAGTCGTACGAGGGCTTCTTCGCGATCCCCAAGGTCATTGGGGCGGCGTAG
- a CDS encoding NTP transferase domain-containing protein, with amino-acid sequence MSSIHPVTCIVPARMGSSRFPGKPLFDVGGQPLVVRSARRALAAKCFDRVVVATEDAVIVDACTHFGLECILTPSFPTGTDRVAWAAQELQAPWVLNLQGDEPVFPLDLLRDLCALLPTDPDALWTAADLALSAQGMMDEDVVKIQLEPGNQTVSRAVDFYRALPEGSKPEQFAVHVGVYGGSLAALQRFAHLPIPPQETLRRIEPLRALAHGMAVCARKGTWARAAVDRREHISEVLDLLRQEGEL; translated from the coding sequence ATGAGTTCTATCCATCCCGTGACTTGCATTGTTCCGGCGCGCATGGGGTCTTCTCGGTTTCCGGGCAAACCGCTTTTTGACGTCGGCGGACAGCCCCTGGTGGTGCGCTCCGCCCGGCGCGCCTTGGCCGCAAAGTGCTTCGATCGCGTGGTGGTGGCCACGGAAGACGCCGTGATCGTGGATGCCTGCACCCACTTCGGCCTCGAGTGCATCCTCACACCGAGCTTCCCCACCGGCACGGATCGCGTTGCGTGGGCCGCCCAGGAGCTCCAGGCGCCCTGGGTCCTGAACCTCCAGGGCGACGAGCCGGTCTTCCCGCTGGACCTGTTGCGCGACCTCTGCGCACTGCTTCCGACCGACCCCGACGCCCTTTGGACGGCGGCTGATCTTGCCTTGTCCGCCCAAGGCATGATGGATGAGGATGTCGTGAAAATCCAATTGGAACCGGGCAACCAGACCGTTTCCCGGGCTGTCGACTTCTATCGGGCCCTGCCCGAAGGGTCAAAACCGGAGCAGTTCGCGGTTCATGTGGGCGTTTATGGAGGTTCGCTGGCGGCCCTCCAGCGCTTCGCCCACCTCCCGATTCCGCCCCAAGAGACCCTCCGGCGCATCGAACCGCTGCGCGCTTTGGCCCATGGAATGGCGGTTTGCGCGAGAAAAGGAACTTGGGCCCGTGCCGCCGTGGATCGGAGGGAGCATATTTCCGAGGTTTTGGACCTGCTCAGGCAGGAAGGAGAACTCTGA
- the pyrG gene encoding CTP synthase (glutamine hydrolyzing), whose translation MSGANKNKTKYIVVTGGVLSGLGKGVAAASIGRLLCSRLKIVPIKLDGYLNTDPGTMNPVEHGEVFVLDDGGEVDMDFGHYERFLNIQGKFGWNLTMGKVFQEILERERRGDFLGKTVQFIPHATNVIKERIYGIAREENADILLIEVGGTVGDLENLFYIEAVRQMRHEVGPENMLFVHLTYVPVPSGVREQKSKPTQQGVKLLNEFGIYPDVVIGRCQEYLDDHIKEKIALFGNLQKECVISGPDVESVYEIPLVYEKEGLSALIHKKLGIYSPPALGEWSQWVAAVKRNNTNPDKIVEIALGGKYTALEDSYASLVESLEHAGAHLGVKVQLRWIETSEIEKGTQTVAEALAGVDGLIIPGGFGARGIEGKIQLIKYARENNLPFLGICYGMQLAVVEYARHVCGLEGAQTEEVENPEHPIAHKVICYLPGQKNLTKKGGTMRLGGHDVEIKKDSRAFKIYGNSVRIRERFRHRYEVNPEYVARLEKSGLVFSGKAPGTPIMQVVELPDHAYFMACQFHPELKSNLLEPAPLFHGLVQAALSRRNVA comes from the coding sequence ATGTCCGGCGCGAACAAGAACAAGACGAAATACATCGTCGTCACCGGTGGGGTTCTTTCAGGGCTGGGCAAGGGCGTCGCGGCGGCATCGATCGGACGCCTCCTGTGCTCGCGGCTCAAGATCGTCCCCATCAAGCTCGACGGCTACCTGAACACCGACCCCGGCACCATGAACCCCGTGGAACACGGCGAAGTGTTCGTGCTGGACGACGGTGGCGAAGTGGACATGGATTTTGGCCACTACGAACGGTTTTTGAACATCCAAGGCAAGTTCGGCTGGAACCTGACCATGGGCAAAGTCTTCCAGGAGATCCTGGAGCGCGAGCGGCGCGGCGACTTTTTGGGCAAGACCGTCCAGTTCATTCCGCACGCCACCAACGTGATCAAGGAGCGCATCTACGGCATCGCCCGTGAAGAAAACGCGGACATTCTGTTGATCGAAGTCGGCGGCACCGTGGGCGATTTGGAAAACCTCTTCTACATCGAAGCCGTCCGGCAGATGCGCCATGAAGTGGGCCCGGAAAACATGCTGTTCGTGCATCTGACCTACGTGCCGGTGCCGTCCGGCGTGCGCGAACAGAAATCCAAGCCCACCCAGCAAGGCGTGAAGCTTCTGAACGAATTCGGGATCTACCCAGATGTGGTGATCGGCCGCTGCCAGGAGTACCTGGACGACCACATCAAGGAAAAGATCGCCCTCTTCGGCAACCTCCAGAAGGAATGCGTCATTTCCGGACCGGACGTGGAATCCGTCTACGAAATCCCGCTGGTGTACGAGAAGGAAGGGCTTTCGGCCCTGATCCACAAGAAGCTCGGCATCTATTCTCCCCCCGCCCTGGGCGAGTGGTCGCAGTGGGTGGCCGCCGTCAAGCGCAACAACACCAATCCAGACAAAATCGTGGAAATCGCCCTGGGCGGCAAATACACGGCACTGGAAGACAGCTACGCGAGCTTGGTGGAATCGCTGGAGCACGCTGGAGCGCATTTGGGAGTCAAAGTCCAGCTCCGTTGGATCGAGACGTCTGAGATCGAAAAGGGCACGCAGACCGTGGCCGAAGCTCTGGCCGGCGTGGATGGACTGATCATTCCCGGCGGATTCGGCGCCCGCGGCATCGAAGGCAAGATCCAGCTCATCAAGTACGCCCGCGAGAACAACCTCCCCTTCTTGGGCATCTGCTACGGCATGCAATTGGCCGTGGTGGAATACGCCCGGCACGTTTGCGGCCTCGAAGGCGCCCAGACCGAAGAGGTGGAAAATCCCGAGCACCCCATCGCCCACAAGGTGATCTGCTACCTGCCCGGCCAGAAGAACCTCACCAAAAAGGGCGGCACCATGCGCCTGGGTGGCCACGACGTGGAGATCAAGAAGGACAGTCGCGCCTTCAAGATCTACGGCAATTCCGTGCGCATCCGCGAGCGGTTCCGCCATCGCTACGAAGTCAATCCGGAATATGTGGCTCGTTTGGAGAAATCCGGACTGGTCTTTTCCGGCAAGGCCCCCGGCACCCCCATCATGCAGGTGGTGGAGCTTCCGGACCATGCCTATTTCATGGCCTGCCAGTTCCATCCGGAGCTGAAGTCGAACCTGTTGGAGCCGGCTCCGCTCTTCCACGGACTGGTTCAAGCTGCTCTTTCGCGAAGAAATGTTGCGTAA
- a CDS encoding helix-hairpin-helix domain-containing protein, translated as MTTNAELRLNSLSRGEIRLLGLASALFLAGVAWKAAQARLSLPPLETQGVVLEWDAEPVRPSDTTIESSLGAVSVSRTQPKKILGELNPNEATLAQLQGLPGIGPTIAQRIVDERTDGPFQGPDDLLRVKGIGPSRLEKLRPHLKF; from the coding sequence ATTACGACAAATGCGGAGCTCCGTCTGAACTCGCTCAGCCGGGGAGAAATACGTCTCCTCGGGCTGGCCTCAGCCCTCTTCCTTGCCGGAGTGGCGTGGAAGGCTGCCCAAGCGCGCCTATCCTTGCCCCCTCTGGAGACCCAAGGAGTGGTGTTGGAATGGGATGCGGAGCCCGTGCGCCCATCGGACACGACCATTGAATCCTCCCTCGGCGCTGTATCAGTTTCCAGAACTCAACCAAAGAAGATCCTAGGTGAGCTCAACCCGAACGAAGCAACTCTCGCCCAACTCCAGGGTCTCCCTGGAATCGGGCCTACCATTGCTCAACGGATCGTGGATGAACGCACCGATGGCCCCTTTCAGGGCCCGGACGATCTCCTTCGGGTCAAGGGCATCGGTCCCTCGAGACTTGAAAAACTTCGCCCCCACCTAAAATTCTGA